The genomic region ACAGTGCTGCACAATAACCCTCTTCTTGTCAACCGTTTTATTGCATTCACCTCGGAAACTCCCATTATGCATGTAAAACAACTGGACACAAGGTGCCAATTTACAGCCTTTTGGTGCTATAAAGAgcatatacatgtgtgttatCTGAGATAATAAACATCAAAGTCAggatgtgtttcttttttttaaataacaaccTGCAGATAGTGCTAGTACAGAAAAAAGTAATTGAACACATACCATcacatttttaataatgttaattACTATTAATTATGATTctatctatatttatattttcccTACCTTGTAGGCCTACACATTCTTATGTCGATAAAACACTTGGCCTTGAAAAAAATACCAGTCGTGGAAAGTAGCTCAGTAACATTTAGTCACTTACTTTACTagttatttccattttctgctaatgcactacatttcagatggaaatattgtactttttatattttttaagattacattttttcatgAACATAGAATACGGTtataaaatacattacattgttGTAAATTAAACAAATTGTTCCCAACCCTTGTGTTTTGTGACCCCTTTTAAAAACACTGTCTAGTTGGGACCCCTTGGTAGTTCCACCAAAGACACATTTCCTGTCTAGACTTGTCAGattgtttaatttaaattaaaaaaagaaacagatttGTGTAGCAGAACTTGTTTAAACTGTTCCTCTTCCAATACAGTAATCATCTCACACCCgctcagatttatcttgtgacacacacacacacacacacacacacacacacacacactctctctctcaccactCTCATGAGAACATCATCTGGGACGTTCCTCTTGTTTGGACAGACGCTGTAGGCAGAGGAGTGGCTGAAGATGACAGGAGCTTTAGACATGTTCAGCACCTGGTTCATCACTGCTACAGTCACATGAGCCAGGTCGATCAGCATCCCCAGACGGTTCATTTCCACTATTAGTTGCTGTTGTAGCAAGAACAATGATTATTTCTATGATCATTTTTAATTGGTTATGGgaccaaaaaaaaacctttatgAAATAACAGTAAGTATTAGTTATGAggtattattagtattagttTAAGTTTTCACATTTCTGTTGACCAGcataagaaaagagagagaaaagacaataaaaacatgacaaCTGAATACTTTTTATAGGATCTCTATCCATCTAGTAGGATGAACACAATTAGTCAGTCAGTTGTATTTACACATAGATATTTCTTACATTACTTTcttatatttgtgttttatggaaaattacattattttgaTTGCTAAGACAAAGTGTGTACTAGAAAAAGGCATAATTTTAATTGTCGAGTATgtagacattttatttttacacattttggaAGTAATGTTTAGTCAACTGAAGTTGGAAGTAAACAAAACtataatttttcttttatatctatatatatatctatatctatatataacaAAGACTTTAAGACACTAATCTGTAGCTTATTACACTTTTTACCCAATTTCCCCATCTCTGTTTGTTCACTGACCTTGCCAAATGGAGACAGGCCATTATGTTGAGATGGCTCTGATCCAGTGTCAACAAGCCAGTTATCCGCcctgacaagaagaaaaaaatacttacTTAAAGACTTTATTCCCAAGTAAATTTAGTGATTCAAAGGCTTAAAGTAATATATTGCAAATATACACTAGAAAATAAATTTCCTGTcgaaaatgcttgtgaatgctgaatagctaaattgctaaagctaaactggattgctaGCTTAAATGCGTTTAAAGTGTCGGAAGAATCGGATAACAATACTgttgaatcagcattcacacaataaaGAACTGAATAACAATAAtatgaatgctgctgaatcagcattcacacaagtACATATTCTGAACTCATACAGACCAAGAATAGTCAGGTGAATAAATACACAGGaggtgacagtttttttttttttaatttccttgGTTCATAAGGTTTCCTTCTACAGTTACAGTACATTTAGCCACCTAAAGTGATCAGGTGAAGCATTTCAGTGCCAAACTGGCTTTTGATACTGCTACCTGGAGAGCTCAACAAGCCTGCAGGAATCCCCCGTACTTCCCACAGCACAAACTGACCACGATGTCAGATGGTAATATACCACAAAGATATGACCGAGCCTTACTGAAAGCTCAGGTAATGAATAGAGAAAGTCATTAGTGTGCTGTAGCTACCATTTTTGTtgttacatttactcaagtaaaatatCACTAAATTAGACATTTAGCGtgaaaataaaactattttgataacagTTTACTTGTTTTAAGTAATTCTTCCTTGCAAAAACATGtcatggttccagcttctcaaaagtgaggatttgttgcttttccttGTAGTgtaacagtaaactgaataattTTGAGGTCTGACTATTGtacggacaaaacaagcaatttgaaggtGTAACTTTGGCTCTTGGTAATTGTGACTGGCATTTCTCATTATTTTCTCAAGGTTTACATACCAAACAATCAATTGATCAATCAAgaaaaaatgacttgtgtgACGCTTGTGTTACTGTTGTAAGGTCACgtgtgtacatttttctttGCGTGTTTGATGGCATTAATCTGCTGGCTCTTACCAGGGTGTGTTGCAGGAGTGTGTGAGTGTAAGGTAGCGGACCCCCAGCTTATACATGGTGCGCAGGGTGCCCAGACTGCTGTCGAGGGAGTGGCCCCCCTCCACCCCAATCAGACTGGCTGTCTTGTTCATGTTGAAAGCCTCAATGATGTCTGTGCAGTGCAGAAATGGGAGATGATGGGTGATTCAGAGGCAGGTATGAATAGATTAAATGTGGCAAATGTCTCTGAAATTACTTGTACAGCTAAAAGTCTCACCTTGGCTACTGGTAGCAAACATAAAGGTTTCTGGGTATTTTTCACACATCCTGTGAATGACATCAATCTGCTCCAGTGTTTGTCTGACAGCATCTTTGTACTGAGTCTCACAGGGAACATAGGCCGACCAAAACTGAAAGAGGAAGAAATTATCAGTACCGCAGTGTATGCAGGGGAAGATTATGGAGCTGCTATGATCCTTATTAAAACCACATCCCTTTTGTAAGTCTTGACTGATGATTGATTATGTATGCTTTGTTTGTATAACATGGAGTGTTAGACACAGCATctattttacaaaagctcccctGGAAAATGGCTGCATGAAAATAGATAAAATGGAAACACACAGTTAATTCTCAATATTTACACACAACACATTCTGATAAGGCCTGAgagatacaaaataaatgatagCCTTGGCATATTTTAAACAACCTAGCAGATAAAGAATCACTTGTCCTTGAAAGCATAGTTTCCTTTAGCATAGTTTTCCTTTAATTTCCCAATTCCCATTATGTTCTGTACGTACCTGCGCACCCAGCCGTCCCTCCTTAATCTTAGGgatgttggtgtgtgttgttTTCAGCGTGTAAAGATCCACTTTGTTAAGCTCATTGTTGAATTGCTTCCGAAGCTGCCAAGGCAGGTCATTATGGCTGAAAGATCAGAAAGTGAAGGGTCGCACCCTCACAGAGACTTTTCTCAAAACTTACATAATAAACTTTGATTTAACAGCACGGAAGAAAACCACCTGTTTCCCCAGATCAGCACTAGAAATTGCTTCCAGAAGTGAGCTTTTACTACAGAGTATAACATTTttactgttgttgttgctcAGGCAAACAGCACACAACATCATTAGAACCGTCATGCAAAGCACAGTTTTTGCAAAAGACATTTCCACTTACCCGTCAATGAGCGGGGTCTCAGACATCAGCTGCAAAGCTCTGATCATGTACTGATCCACAGCCGAGGTGACAGCACAAGAACTGATCCACAGTGCCAAATATGCAGCTGAGATAACCTTGGACAGCATTTCTTCAACTTTGACACACTGTTAAACGCGCtgctcttctttttctctggGTCCCTAAACTTTCTTGTGCTTTCTTTAACCTCTGAGTAATCCTGATTCTACTAACTGCTGCTGGAACAGATTTATTTCCAGGTTGCCAACTGCCAACTTTAGTTTGTTGTTTTCCTCTATGCAGATTGTTTGAAATTCTCACTCCAACTTTCTGTCCTTTACCGTCTGAATATCCCTCTGTAAATTACCCTAACTCTACTTATTGCTCCTCCTCTGTCTTGGATCTGTTTTTCATTACAGAGTCAGCAGTCATAAATGCAGCACAGTAGCTCAATCACGTTTACGATTGTTGTTAACCAGTGTATGTTGGTTAATGTATAATGTACCTTTTGACTGCTTTTCTAAAGTCCACAACATATGCTTTATATGCAGTTTACATGTGTCGTTCCTTAACTGCTAAGCAGAACCAGCACAGCAGTCTGGATCACATTAGCCATATTCACTGCGCTTCCCTAAGCATTCCCTACGTCAACAACTTTGacttgttctgggagaggcccagcctgctgaagcacgatggtctccacccaaactgacatggagccaggctgctcTCTGACAACATAATGACCACACTGAGGTATTGACATTCTgtagaaaatatcacagattcatgccccccaggtattgatccaaATAGCACTTTACATGTGGATggatctgaaaatgttttctacagggtaacatgtagcaccactactattccagttataatcaacaatagaccatacaaagtggtgaatcccctaagtaataagaagctaactgcaaacatagtcaatttagtaTCCATTCCCCGTCAGACACAGCCAGTCCCAAAAAATGAGACAGATAATTCTTTTAATACACTAACAATAGCCCTACTGAACGTTTCCCATAACCACAGagtctgtcccccgactcagatcagttaaattaaaggtaaacaaaagaggtgctatacttaACAGCCTAATTAGAATTAAAACTACCACTAcaatgatagaacagaataggaaaattagatgtggactattaaatatcagatctctgtcttctaaagcagtaCTAGTAAAcgatttgatatcagataatcaaattgatctattctgtcttaccAAAACATGGCTGTgccatgaagaatatgttagtctaaatgaagccactcctcccagtcataataatactcaaattcctagaggctcaggccgaggagggggagttgcagccatatttgattcaagcctgttaattaatcctaaacctaaactaaattataactcatttgaaagccttgttcttaaaggacaattccggcacaaaacgaacctaggggttattaacagatgtgtatccactctgttgctctctgggacatgtttttatgctaatgagtttttagcttgaaagccgctagcgcggaccgccgtttagcttacaacgctagtattcggggcacaaggaacgtaaaaacaaatcgctatttataccactaaaaaacaaacttcaacggtagcataatgagggtcccaaaGTGTTTACCGAAgtattgagaactttgtaagtgtacagacagtttattgaacgaagagctgcgggagctccatgaaagggctacgagagagagagagctaccggtagtcaatgccgcaacacagcctcatacttcgggaaactggtggtgtacctgcggacattgtgaagctatagccaccgaacaggagtgtctgtgttgcaaggagtgggacctgttgcgttgcgatgcccaagagacgcagtgttttgtacagtctgaagatttcccctttctgataaacagggctgtacttgaaactttttcggtgacccagaccggagggaccagatggacagttatccactgagtaagtacactagacaaattatgcagagtgcgattatttcagatatattgagcaaattgcttttgattttagtttgcatcgccagctgtaagtcatgactggtttccaagacggcggcggcatgtaaacatgaacgcgagtgtctttataatctatcttttcaataaactctctgtacacttacaaagttctcagtgcttcggttaacatttagggaccctcattatgctaccattgaagtttggtgatattaatcttcaacatccaacatggataacattacagccaattatatttgttgttgtctaccaaGCTCCAGGTCCGTATTCTGAATTTGTATCGGAATTCTCTGAGTTTTTATCATATGTaatctttataatctatcttttcaataaactgtctgtacacttacaaagttctcaatgctttggttaacattttgggacactcattatgctaccgttgaagtttggtgatattttgacctttttagtggtataactagcgatttgtttttacattcccTGTGCCACGAAtgctagcgttgtaagctaatcggcggtccgcactagcgtctttcaagctaaaaactcattcgattagcatgaaaacatgtcccagagagcgacagagtgggtacacatctgttaataacccctaggttcgttttgcgccggaattgtcctttaaatcagacaaagtacttgattttaatatccatgtggacgttgacagcaacagccttagtattgctttcatctcactactagattcaattggttttagtcagagtgtgcataaggctactcactgttttaactaaaccctcgaccttgtgctagcaTATGGCATCgaaattgaagatttaatagtatttccgcagaatcctttattatcagaccattttttaataactttcgaattcttactacccgactatacgaaattggataaaagcttctacactagatgcctgctatagctaaatttaaggaagatattccaacagcttTTAACTCATTGTCGtgctttaatataacagaggacctttatgttaactttagtccctcccaaattgataattttgtagacggtgctaAGACCTGCCTACGGAcaactttagactctgttgctcccctcaaaaagaagatgatgaagcaaaggaaactagcaccttggtataactcccaaactcacaaattaaaataaacctcgcgaaaacttgaaagtaaatggcgttccaccaaactggaggaatctcgtttagattagcaagacagtctgaaaacctataggaaggccagatcagactattactcatcattaatagaagaaaataagaacaatccaaggtttcttttcagcactgtagccaggctgacagagagtcacagctctattgagccatctattcctatagctctgagtagtgaggacttcatgagcttctttaatgataaaattataacaattagagataaaattcatcaccttttgccctcAACTTCTAACGATTCACCTTTAAACTcaggactgctagaaagaacaaCAAGACCTGacatacttagactgcttttatcctataaaccttCAAttaacaattaatgctaaagatctcttcagctaagccatctacctgtctcttagactcCATCCCAatgaggctacttaaagaagcattacccatggttaacacttcactactagatatgaaaacaaaatctttattaacaggttatgtaccgcagtcatttaaagtagctgtaataaaacctcttctgaaaaaacccaacctcgatcctgaggtcttagccaacaagatccttgagaaggtagtcgccagtcagttatgtgattttctacatagcaatagtttatttgaggactttcagtcaggatttagaatgcatcatagcacagagacggcactggtgaaaattactaacgaccttctaactgcttcagacaaaggactcgTCTCTGTACTTGTCTTACTACatgtgctgcattcgacactattgaccataccatcctattacagagattggaacatttagttggcattaacggaatcgcactaagctggtttaagtcctatttctctgatcgatctcaatttgttaatgttaacgataCATCCTCCaggtacgctaaagttagccatggcgttccacaaggctcactgcttggaccaattctattcttcTTATATATGCTTCGTCTAGGCAATAtgattaggaaacactcaagtaactttcactgttatgcggatgacacccaattatacctatcaatcaagccagacgaaaccagtcagttagccaaacttcaagcatgcattaaagatatacaatcttggatgacctacaattttctgatgttactcaactcaaacaaaactgaagttattgtgctgggccctaaacacctccaAACCTCATTATCTGAAGATATAGttactctggatggtattgccctggcctccagcactactgtcagaaatctaggagttatttttgatcaggatatatccttcaacgcccacttaaaacaaacctaaagaacagccttttttcatcttcgtaacattgccaaaattaggcacatcctgtcccaaaacgatgctgaaaaactagttcatgaccaggctcctctccttaaacctgtctctcctagttatgctgttatagttttgtCGGGAGacttccttcctttgacacactgagctcctctcttctctctctttccatctgtgtgcatccatgtctcagaaatgcttgttactaccctagctctggggagcttattccccggagtccttatgtgtttcttttgcacagcatgtttccttggattagggtggcacctaaatcatgattGTAGCTGTCCCggtggtcctgctccgcgccctgctatgccctgttacaccctgctacgctctgcagtgccctgctacgtcctgctacatcctgctatgctcttgttccattatctttattagactattattgccattgttcacagtgttgggagtaacgcgttacaaaagtaacgcaattacagtaatgtattcctttttgctgtaacgcagtaatataacgcattactaattaaatttcggtaatattatacttgttacagtctcagtaacgcgagttacaacgcattttaatgcaacatttagtggtgcattggtttttttaagaattcaccaacacgcgacacatttcttcacaggaaaaaaaaaaagctgtattattttcctgtcgctgtattcgatggttgagatgactgcagagacaaatacatttgcgaaatggatattattttcaggagttattacgctgcgttgaagtgagctgtcctgtttctgttcccgtggtcagaaccagagacgatacggacagcatgtatgtcccaacaggtgacggtacgtcagcggctgacagatataaacatgtcgggaattaatgttgaggcttgctacacgtaaatatcattgcatttttatcagccgtggagagtaactatgcctgtagtggaatggcttcgaatgacgaccaaaaacgcttgtcttttactgtgaccatttactgttcaatatgttgcagttttacaaaca from Sander lucioperca isolate FBNREF2018 chromosome 3, SLUC_FBN_1.2, whole genome shotgun sequence harbors:
- the dpep1 gene encoding dipeptidase 1, giving the protein MLSKVISAAYLALWISSCAVTSAVDQYMIRALQLMSETPLIDGHNDLPWQLRKQFNNELNKVDLYTLKTTHTNIPKIKEGRLGAQFWSAYVPCETQYKDAVRQTLEQIDVIHRMCEKYPETFMFATSSQDIIEAFNMNKTASLIGVEGGHSLDSSLGTLRTMYKLGVRYLTLTHSCNTPWADNWLVDTGSEPSQHNGLSPFGKQLIVEMNRLGMLIDLAHVTVAVMNQVLNMSKAPVIFSHSSAYSVCPNKRNVPDDVLMRVNNTGGIVMVNFYNDYVTCSSTATVSDVADHFDHIKKVAGAGIVGFGGDYDGVTRLPAGLEDVSKVPKVVAELLRRGWTDKEVKAALGDNLLRVLREAEKVRDSLNGMSPDDVPIPYDEVKNSCRTSYGYRNSGTVHPLSTLVLLLTLTLFKLTAL